A single window of Haliotis asinina isolate JCU_RB_2024 chromosome 5, JCU_Hal_asi_v2, whole genome shotgun sequence DNA harbors:
- the LOC137284915 gene encoding uncharacterized protein isoform X1, whose product MAAVATQQSTDVNAVYKPRRTEAMPKNSLFGTSLEMKNGEVQHQLPAEAVTANTNVRQDNDILLRKRADFEHQKEVARKSQNDLKSAEEKALAFSPDLKNTSMTSASRRGQTDKEHKWFTERDIEHAKDVNVGGLTATGSYNRDKYGRKSKVHSYSQMGDILYPGMEFTTQQGNDTNQNSSFRKRSQQRTNITNDLEIQTAGASQPAPRSVIAIPANIRHKYGSAVCDALFSDAATVAASMARYKELEAPVQNRRPEQPGVFKKNDNPEYDLLSNATRQNVFPGYTSGYKISTTKTVYNDNVFNQRYQDPEEYRYQRDELSKWAEHNVLRQRMGKQWDEYLASLPKAVVNWDRSATRPVPEKPTQQKLKPRPKPKKPEPVVEKPATPLEVIEFKTPPITPPPAPAPAPMPEKFEKDDEFWKFFDQPMPT is encoded by the exons ATGGCCGCAGTGGCCACACAACAATCCACCGATGTTAACGCAGTGTACAAGCCCCGGCGTACAGAGGCCATGCCCAAGAACTCGCTGTTCGGAACGTCCCTTGAGATGAAGAATGGCGAGGTGCAGCATCAGCTCCCGGCTGAAGCCGTCACTGCAAACACCAACGTCCGGCAAG ATAATGATATCCTTCTCCGCAAACGTGCTGACTTTGAGCACCAGAAGGAGGTCGCTCGGAAGAGTCAGAACGACCTGAAGTCCGCAGAGGAAAAGGCTCTGGCGTTTAGCCCTGACCTAAAAAATACATCCATGACGTCAGCTTCAAGGAGGGGTCAAACGGACAAGGAACACAAGTGGTTTACGGAGAGGGACATCGAACATGCCAAAGACGTGAATGTTGGTGGACTCACAGCTACAGGGAGTTACAACAGAGACAAGTATGGCCGAAAATCTAAAGTGCATTCCTATAGCCAAATGGGTGACATACTTTATCCGGGGATGGAGTTCACGACCCAGCAAGGTAATGATACAAATCAGAACAGCAGTTTCAGGAAGAGATCTCAACAAAGGACCAACATTACGAACGACCTTGAGATACAGACGGCTGGGGCAAGTCAGCCAGCGCCCCGCAGTGTCATAGCGATTCCTGCCAATATCAGACACAAGTACGGCAGTGCGGTATGCGATGCCTTGTTTTCAGACGCAGCAACTGTGGCAGCCAGCATGGCTCGTTACAAAGAACTGGAGGCTCCTGTACAAAATCGGCGTCCTGAACAGCCTGGAGTGTTCAAGAAGAATGACAACCCCGAGTACGATCTCCTCAGTAATGCAACCCGGCAGAATGTCTTTCCTGGTTATACTTCGGGGTATAAAATTAGTACAACAAAAACTGTGTACAATGACAACGTCTTCAATCAGCGATACCAGGACCCAGAGGAGTACCGTTACCAAAGGGATGAGCTCA GTAAATGGGCAGAACACAATGTATTACGACAGCGCATGGGAAAACAGTGGGACGAGTATCTAGCAAGTTTGCCTAAGGCAGTTGTAAACTGGGATCGGAGTGCCACTCGACCCGTTCCTGAAAAGCCTACACAACAAAAACTAAAACCGAGGCCAAAGCCCAAAAAACCAGAACCTGTTGTTGAGAAGCCTGCCACGCCGTTAGAAGTAATCGAGTTCAAGACGCCGCCAATTACCCCACCACCGGCACCAGCACCAGCGCCAATGCCAGAAAAGTTTGAAAAGGACGACGAATTTTGGAAGTTTTTTGATCAGCCGATGCCTACGTGA
- the LOC137284914 gene encoding thioredoxin C-1-like, producing MQGFIMASRQILRRLIPVVTSSVRCHHCLRVPQPFLSHQSHVTRVTTSPVRSLAASAKFQCINIQDDDDFQQRVLDSKTPVVVDFHATWCGPCKVLAPRLESLIAGKEGKVILAKVDIDNNAELAMRFGVTSVPTVVGIRNGQSQGKFIGLQEDDIIDSFVERLIN from the exons ATGCAAG GTTTTATTATGGCAAGCCGACAAATACTCCGAAGATTGATTCCTGTGGTTACAAGCAGTGTGAGATGTCACCACTGTCTCCGCGTCCCGCAGCCCTTCCTTTCTCACCAGTCACATGTCACCAGGGTCACAACTTCGCCGGTCAGGTCACTTGCAGCCAGTGCAAAGTTCCAATGTATCAACATTCAAGATGATGATGACTTCCAGCAGCGGGTCTTAGACAGCAAGACACCGGTGGTCGTTGACTTCCATGCAAC GTGGTGTGGGCCCTGTAAGGTCCTGGCACCAAGGTTAGAGTCTCTCATTGCTGGCAAAGAAGGCAAAGTGATTCTAGCAAAGGTTGATATAGACAACAATGCAGAACTGGCTATGAGGTTTGGG GTAACATCCGTGCCAACAGTGGTGGGTATAAGGAATGGACAGTCACAGGGAAAGTTTATAGGATTACAGGAGGACGACATTATTGACTCTTTTGTTGAAAGACTCATCAACTAA
- the LOC137284915 gene encoding uncharacterized protein isoform X2, with translation MAAVATQQSTDVNAVYKPRRTEAMPKNSLFGTSLEMKNGEVQHQLPAEAVTANTNVRQDNDILLRKRADFEHQKEVARKSQNDLKSAEEKALAFSPDLKNTSMTSASRRGQTDKEHKWFTERDIEHAKDVNVGGLTATGSYNRDKYGRKSKVHSYSQMGDILYPGMEFTTQQGNDTNQNSSFRKRSQQRTNITNDLEIQTAGASQPAPRSVIAIPANIRHKYGSAVCDALFSDAATVAASMARYKELEAPVQNRRPEQPGVFKKNDNPEYDLLSNATRQNVFPGYTSGYKISTTKTVYNDNVFNQRYQDPEEYRYQRDELSKWAEHNVLRERMKRAWDRKALEGGKTE, from the exons ATGGCCGCAGTGGCCACACAACAATCCACCGATGTTAACGCAGTGTACAAGCCCCGGCGTACAGAGGCCATGCCCAAGAACTCGCTGTTCGGAACGTCCCTTGAGATGAAGAATGGCGAGGTGCAGCATCAGCTCCCGGCTGAAGCCGTCACTGCAAACACCAACGTCCGGCAAG ATAATGATATCCTTCTCCGCAAACGTGCTGACTTTGAGCACCAGAAGGAGGTCGCTCGGAAGAGTCAGAACGACCTGAAGTCCGCAGAGGAAAAGGCTCTGGCGTTTAGCCCTGACCTAAAAAATACATCCATGACGTCAGCTTCAAGGAGGGGTCAAACGGACAAGGAACACAAGTGGTTTACGGAGAGGGACATCGAACATGCCAAAGACGTGAATGTTGGTGGACTCACAGCTACAGGGAGTTACAACAGAGACAAGTATGGCCGAAAATCTAAAGTGCATTCCTATAGCCAAATGGGTGACATACTTTATCCGGGGATGGAGTTCACGACCCAGCAAGGTAATGATACAAATCAGAACAGCAGTTTCAGGAAGAGATCTCAACAAAGGACCAACATTACGAACGACCTTGAGATACAGACGGCTGGGGCAAGTCAGCCAGCGCCCCGCAGTGTCATAGCGATTCCTGCCAATATCAGACACAAGTACGGCAGTGCGGTATGCGATGCCTTGTTTTCAGACGCAGCAACTGTGGCAGCCAGCATGGCTCGTTACAAAGAACTGGAGGCTCCTGTACAAAATCGGCGTCCTGAACAGCCTGGAGTGTTCAAGAAGAATGACAACCCCGAGTACGATCTCCTCAGTAATGCAACCCGGCAGAATGTCTTTCCTGGTTATACTTCGGGGTATAAAATTAGTACAACAAAAACTGTGTACAATGACAACGTCTTCAATCAGCGATACCAGGACCCAGAGGAGTACCGTTACCAAAGGGATGAGCTCA GTAAGTGGGCTGAACACAACGTGCTGAGAGAGAGAATGAAGAGGGCCTGGGATCGTAAAGCTTTGGAAGGGGGAAAGACGGAGTAA